The Ipomoea triloba cultivar NCNSP0323 chromosome 14, ASM357664v1 region ATATTTTTGTCCTTACCTTCTACTTATGCACTCCATTATACAGAGTACTATTTACTTCTTTTCTCATATTTTCTATCATTTTGAATCATACTTACAGGTCCAGAAGCACAGAGAATACAGGCAGAAGATTATATCAAACTATCAGGTATGCATTGTGTTAATACTCTTCTGCAGAACagctttttataatttttttcagttGTTGAAGAACAGCAATGATAACTGAAATGAGAACTTTTCTTTTGAAGTTCAGCACTAGAGTTTCTGGATAAACACTCAGCTGAAGGAGCAAGCAATAACTAGTACCATTTATGTGAAACTACCAATATCTTTTAGAGAACCAAAGATGGAACTGTTGTACAGTTTTTTTGTATGTGTTATCATTAATCAATAAATGGAAGGTGAAGAGCCATAAGTGACTCTTGAATTGTTATTCTAACATTACGGTTGCTGCCTATCTGATTTAGGATATTATCATTTAGATAACTATTGATGTATTATGATAGATTGTATAGATAACTGTTTAAATCCCTATATAGTTACATAACTTACAAAATTTATCATGCTGACTTGGctctaattttttattacaCATAATTTCTGGGCTACTAGGCTACGCTTGAGTTTCTTCCTTTTAATTGGCTTCCTTGCGCTTCCAGCCTTTGCACAGGGATCTGTATACTATGCATGCTGCAAATTTCTTTCTGCCCTCATTTATCAAGGCAATCAATGAAAACACAGAAGACAGTTTCCGAAATATAATGTCTGAACCCTCTCCTGGGGTTTTTACCTTTGAGATGCTGCAGCCTCGTTTCTGTGAAATGCTTCTGGCTGAGGTACTTTCCCTTTGGTGTTGTTATTCTTTAGCAATACTCCTTTAGCTTTTCTTTGTAGTTTAGCCTTTCTATTTTCTTATCAGGTTCTGATTGCTTAGgtagaaaattttgaaaagtggGTCCATGAAACAAAATTCAGAATTATGAGACCAAATACAATGAACAAATTTGGTGCTGTTCTTGATGACTTTGGCATGGAAACCATGCTTGAGAAGTTGATGGAAGATTTCATTCGTCCTATTTCTAAAGGTAATAGTTTCTACCTAGATACATTTAGAGGGAAGTAAGGAAGGGATGGGGTTGTAGGTGATTGCACATGCCTTTAGATTGACCTGGTTTAAATTATTGTCCAGCTTTCTTTTCAGAGGTTGGTGGATCCACTCTTGATACACATCATGGTTTTGTGGTTGAGTATGGAATGGATAGAGATGTTGACCTAGGTGAGAGGCTGATTTTCCCAAGCTTTGATGCTGTTTATATAATTCCTCTGGGAAATTAATTGGCATAAGACAATGCATTTTTGTATTCTTTTCTTATTAATATATCTCTCCCTTGAAACCACATATTCATGCTTGTATGTTGTCAAagcttatttttaaatatacctTTTCTTTATTGCCTGCTGCATCAAAGTATTCAGCATGTTAAATTTGAGCTAATGAATAATATCAATACCTAATAATGGATACCAATTTTACTGGAAGTGTCTCTAACAACTATTCTGTTATAATCTTTATGATTTCCAGCAAAAATGGCCTCTATTACATTTCATTATCTTCATTCCTGTTGTTTGGCAAAGAATTCTTTTACAACATAACTGCATGCATGATAAAAGTATGCACTTAATGAGTCCCGGAGGGAGATTTATATGCCTGCTATTACTTGAGTTAGTATGCCACTGTATATATATCTAGTTCTAGGATCTCAGCAGCTTTACCTTTTAGGTTTCCACGTGGATGATTCAGAAGTCACGTTGAATGTGTGTTTGGGCAAGCAGTTTTCTGGTGGAGAACTGTTTTTTCGTGGCATACGTTGTGAGAAACATGTAAATACTGAAACACAACCAGAGGTAAGTGTGTTCAAAATATTGTTTGCTGTTGATCAACCATCTATCAGAATCATCTGTAGTTTCAGTGCATTTCTATTCTGCTATTTTGAATTGAAGGAGGTTTTATCATATGGTTATAGTTTTGATTATAGAAAATTGTTTCAGTGGTTATTTTTCCATTACTACCACATCATACATGACCAGGCTAGTCTATGGCCTTGTTTGATGTATTGAAGCTATATAAAATAACGTGACAAGGGAAGGAGGAGATGTGGTGGCTTGATGAGGTACATATTGGGAGCACACAAGAATGAGGGATGCGGTGgtttggtgtgtgtgtgtgtgttttctgGGTGAGGGGTGGGTGGTGAATGCCATTGCAATTTTGCTTGTCTTTCAAGGACAGGGTATGCTCATAAAGGAGGATCAGAGGTTGCTGTTTCAGAATCAGGCTGTGTTACCTAGCATTTAGGGGAACAAGTATAGAATTTAGGCACAaccttgtgtgagaccgtttcacggatctattttattatataggTCAATCATGACCCAAATTATGTCGACCCGACatgtctcacggattgagacccgtgagatggtctcacacaagtgtgaccctagaATTCATTGTGGGAAGGTtctttatgaatgttttagaaTGTTAATTCAACAATTTGTTGAGTAGAATTGTATTCACATATAGCCAAATAACCATCTTTTTTAACCTCTACAAAGGTGTGGTGTGCCCGCTTTGGGTTTTTAGATGTCAGCTCTCAATAGTGCATTTTAAAGTATTGATGACATGGAATCTGagcttattataattattacggagtatgaATTATCTGGTGAGATTGATATTACCATAGATTCAGCATTCATCTGGAGTTTGTAACTATATGTGACAGGAGAGCTTTGACTATGCCCATGTCCCGGGCCGTGCAGTTCTTCACCGTGGTCGGCATCGGCATGGTGCTAGAGCCACAACAGCAGGCCAGAGGATTAACTTACTGCTTTGGTGCAGAAGGTACTACTACTGGGCAATATGCATTTCCATTTGTTGGACATTGATGATTATGCTTGAATGGTTAGGTTATCTGAAGCAGATAAGTAGATCTCTGTTGTTGGATTAATTCTACATTCTGAACGTTTTTCCCCTCAGTTCTGTGTTTAGAGAGCTCAGGAAGTATCAGAAAGATTTTTCTAGCTGGTGTTCCGAATGCCAGCGCGAGAAGAAGGAAAGGCAACGGCAGTCAGTCGCCGCCACTAAATTGGTAATCCTCATGGACTTTCTCTCTGCCCACGTAAACATGTAAAACCATAACTGTTAGCTAATATCTACTTGTGTACACTTTCTTGTCGGTTCTTGTCAGGAGCTACTGAGAAGAGAAGAAGCAGCTTCATAGTTGATTCGTGGCCCGGGGCGGGCTGAGCTCCGACTCtattttcatttgttgtttAATACTCTCTGTAATATAGCGCACCCCTCTTATTTTTAGGGTATAAAATGCAGTTTCTTAGTGGGGATATTTGGAAGGGTGATATACATTTTTCAGCTGTTTCCAAAAGTAGCTGTACATTGCATTAATTAATGTAGGTATCATGTTGTCCAGTTTGCTAACTTGGAAGTCAATAACATATTTTACCATTTTTCATGGTGTAATTACTGTTCTGTACTGTTATATTATGCTTTTCATggctaaatttcattttttttgactCAAAAAGTTTATTGAAGTTCCAATTAAATTTCAACAGTTACAGCCTCTTTGGATCTGGAAAAGAATTGAATTTGATTTCTTTGAAATATTGAtttgtataaaaatttaaatacccttacaaaaaaataaagatatgtgaggataatatagaaaatgaaatgtttaattaaatttcttaaaGTTATAACATGAATTCTTATATTATCGGTTCTTATATTTTAACAtatttgtagttaacatattatgtgttagcaGATGAATTATGTAGATAACATATTATGCATGTAACAAACAAAtaatgtgccttcaatttatttatcacATATTTTTTGAAGCACTCAtgatcctttacaaggtaatatatgctctatactttctcaaccttttTCAgttcaaagaattaattctgTTCAATTATGCGACCATTCATAGAAATAGATGTGTCACTACACTAGATAGTAGTTCACTAGTTGGCTTataacacataatttaataattaaagacaaataatatattcatttcaaacccataatttttaaattagaatagACAATGCAAGGTGATCTATTATATTTACTCCTTGATACGACGGACAGgataacttatttttttttatgtgtatCTGTAAAAAAGTGTCTACATTCAAATTTTAACCATGGGTGTTTGTGTTAATAGTGTGAGAGGCGGGGCCGGGTGGGTATCCATTATTTCCACGCGTTTTGAGCATCTTACCCACTTACCGAGAAAGCATCAATCTTTGACGCGGTGTTGGGTGAGGCCAACTTTCTATAAATGGGAACACTTCTCACTTAGGGTTCGCTCAGCAGTCACCACTGCGCCACTTCTCTCTTCCCCTTCCATCTGAGTAAGAaggaaaggaagatagatcttagAGAGTTGTTGGTATGGTGGACTTAGGTAAGGTTTCTATATAAAAGTGTTCTTGGATCTTCTTCATTGTCTTCCAAGACCATTTTCAACCCTTACCAAGTCCTCCCATCCCAATAATTTTCTAGGATTTTTCCCTTTCCTTAACTTCTCATTTTACTTGTTACTTTAATTTGCTACCTGGGTAAATTTCGTCATCCTTCTCTATCTCTCTATCTCTGTTCGTTGTTTCATTTACCCTTTATTTTTATCCTTTTTGCACTGATTTGAGTGTTTGTTGGTACTAAGTTTTCGATGTAGAGTGTTGGAGTTATTTGTGCAGGTTTATCGGTGTTGAAGCTTTGGAGTTATGGAGCTGCTTGTCAAGTGTTGAGTGGGttgaaatacaaaaaatatatggagCTTGCATTTAACACTGTTTGTTTAGTGCTCGCTAATCTTTCATTTTTTAGTCTGCTCCGTGTATTGGACTATTGGCTGTCaatatattacaattaataaTCTATTTTGTTCTGTTGGGTACAAtacaattaacaaaattcaaattCCTCGTGAAGTTTAAACTCCAACTGCTTATATGTTAGTTCATGGAGAAGTTCATATTCCTAAGAATCCATTATCTTGCATTTATCAACTACACTAGACAAAGGTTCAAGTAAATCGAATTTCGGATCACAAGGACTCGAGGAGAAATTGTTTCAAAATAAGgatgaaaagagaaaaagagaaaataaagggAAAGTTAAAGTTAGTTGCTTTGAGCTAATTTAACATCTTTTCCAACTCATTGCAATTAATTATAGAATacaaattaacattttcaacttttaattttaataaacaaatacatttacaattataaatatgaaCTTATATTATCATTCAATCAATCTAaactttaattttcaatttctaactaaaaataattaatatatttacattataacatgataactataataactttttattttttcattatttattttcataaaaattatttttattttgtaataatttcattaaaattttatttacaaattcaataaaaattactaaagatgaGCTTCCATATAAGCTTGTTTCACAACACCTGTGATACAAAGAATAGCCTTAAGTGATTCAAACTATTGGGGCTATTATGCTAACATGTTCGGGCTATTAGTTTATCAATTTCGGGCTTATTGGACTCAATTTTTTTGACCataatcttaaattttttaGGTCTTGTCAAGCCAACTCATTAGTTTCGGGTTAAGATTGACATCTTTACTcgacaaattttattgtggaccatggtccatgtagcaACGTTATTATAAGTTAAATTAAGGTGGCATTGTGAAATAATGATATACTTGGTCcatcataaatttaaaatttaattccaAGTGAACATtttgttggttaaattaaagtGATATTTCATCTgttttataaaatattagttAGATTTACTTTTTTGAgtcaacataataatatttttaacacAAGTACAAAtagttatttgaataaaatctcTAACAGGAACAAATCAAATGATATCACACTAGCTTTATCATCCAAAATGTTAAAGGCAGTACCTACCATTGAGCTTAGACAAGTTAACAAGCATATACAACAGTATTCATCATTATGCACCATGTTCCAGTGTTCCACATTAAAACGTAAAGTGAATACAACTTGGTAACAATGTACTTACTACTCCATAATCCAAAGGAACATACACCTTTTCTTATCTCTCTATACACAATTATTCTTATTCTTTCTTACAAATCATCACCTATATATCAGTATATATAGTTTGTGCTCAAagtaatcatatttttttttctttttttttttttttatgtgaactCACTTGATTCCCATTATTCAAATACCTAATCAATACCACagcatgattattattattttttttaatatgatcaTGATGAGTAGGTTTTGCAAGATTAGAGCAAATTTCATGAGGAAAGTGAGGAATTGAGGGACCTGGAGTTGAGTGCCCTGATGAGTTTCTCCTGGTCAGTGAGGGAGTGACGGAAGTGGCAGCGGTGGCCGTAAGGGCAAGGGTCGCCGTTGAGGACCATGCGGCAAACCTCAGTCTTGTAGCGTGGATGGCGGAGGACTGGGCGGAGCTCCTCCAGGCCGTGTGCAAACTGGCAGTTGTCTCCATATGGGCATGCACCTGTTTCTTGCCATTTGTTGCAAAGCTCAGTCTTGAACATCCCCTGGTTGTACACTTCCAATTCTAGTGGCTGCTCTTCCTTCTTGGCTCCTTTCAGATACACCCTTTGCTACAACATTATCAACACCACcaaatcaaaaaaatttaatagtaaTGCTAGATATCCCCCTATTCTCTAAACAACTTCCTTATTAAAGTACCGAAATAAAGCGCTGAAGCGAAATCAAAATCTAAACCAATGGTGTCATGCCTGGCTTGGGCCAACTCACTAAGCCCAATACACCCTTTGCTACAACATTATCAACaccatcaaattaaaaaaaattaagagtaaTGCTAGATATCCCTCCTATTTTCTCCCCTAATCTATCCCTCATGACCTGACATTATTTAATTGGTTACTAAATTCTCTTTTTAATTAGTGGTGAAATCAACCAATTCATGGGCACTCCAATGAACGAAAGCAACATCAAGAAGGGAGGAAGCATTTTCcaaaatttaatcaatattCTCATAATCCTAGATCTTAAATTTTACCCACAATTAGTTATATCCTTTGCTGCAACTTGCAAGTTATCATTATTGTTCAGTTATACAAATGCTTAACTAGTCAGTCTACCATGCATTAATATATCTTGCATTCTATcgttgtatatataatatatgcttCAATTCGGCAAGAAACTAATAATCAACCATCCATACAGCAAGAAATTAAAGTGTACTATCTCAAAATTTAGACACAACTAATAACACAACACAAGCATGCAATCTTACTCATTGGGGGTTTGATATGATATCAATGTTAATCAGCGTGAGTCGTATATTGTGCTTATTTCATGCATTAAGATTGCAATTTCTGAGTAAGAATAGGAATGGATCGAATTCTCAGAGTGAATACCGAATTTGTAAGAGctaatttttgtttgaaagaaataggaaaaaaaagaaattaccgCTGTATGGGAGGCTTTGGACCGATTCTCAGGCCTACTTCCACCGGCTTGAGCTGTCTTCAAGTAGCCACTGGAGCGGACAGAGATACTCTTGGGAAGCAGAACCCTGTCCACGTTATTTCTCTCGACCCGACCCGAGTCCATCACGCTAGTTGGGCTCTCGTGACAGTCTCCAGACGACGTCGTCGCACCCATGTCCTCCCACAACTGTCCCTGGCTTGTCGATTCGTCGTCTCCAACTGGGACGCTCTTCCTCCTCATTCCGAATTTGGACGGGGCACCGAACTTAGCAGCGTAATCCGACGACGCCTTGAGCAGCAAGGTAAGGCGGTTGTTCAAATCGAGGTTCGCCATCTTGAGATTGATGTTCTCCTGCCGGAGCGCTTGGGCTTGTTTCGCCGTCTCGCGGAGGTGAGCGAGGACGGCATTGTGGCGGTCCATCAGGTCCCGGTGGTACTGCTGGTCcagcaggagctgagagtgagGAATGCCTGATGTCGTCGCCTCCAACGCCTGGCTTTCACCTCCACTGGACGATTCTCCAATATGAAGAGAATTCGGAGGAATCATAATAGAATTGTAGAGCGAGTTGAAATCGAAGGAGGCGTTAGACGCTTGGCTAAGAAACGACGGCGAAGACAGCAAATCGTACTCCATTGCTCCTCCGAAGCCGGTGCTCGAAATCTCTCTCTGCTTTCGcgttctctctctctatatatgtaTGCGCATCTATAGACTTCCGATCATCACTGCAAACAAGTCAGTGAATGGAACAAtacgaatatatatacatatatatcttcgTCATTACATGCACATGAAGATTCCttaacatgaatacacacacacacacacacattatatatCACAAATTAGTGAAATCGGCGAGGAATATGATGAATTGAGAGGAGAGAATTCATACCTGATGAAACAGCAAGTAGTTGGAATCGATTCGTGCGCAATTCCTAGAGAGCGAAAGAGagaattctagagagagaaactgGACCTGAGGAAATGGAGAAGAGAGGTTTATGGACTGCGTATATATACCGGGAAGAAGGAAGGAGACAATGAGAGGGGGGCAATATGGGAATGGGAGAGTGAAGCCGGGAAAACTGTAACAGAATTTGATTGGACTTTAGATGCCCTTGGGAAGTGATTCTTCGAGCTGGAGATTTGAGGGTATTTTATAACTTTTACTCATTTTAAGCGGGAAAGACATTTCCATGCTTGCAGGCTGCAGCTCTATTCCGCCCAATCTACATTCTATGGTATTCCGTCGTCGTATCACAAAAAATCAACTTATATGATGAAATGAAATATggaaatacaatttttaaaaattattgaattgTAATGGAgcaaaaatcttttttttttttaaatttattttaaatttctaatgaaaggTGGACACCCGAAAGTAGTGTACAAAGGCTAGCTATAACTAACGACATTGCGCCATTGGGGATACCCAACAACATCAACCTCTAACAATTCTATAACCTcttaaaaatcttttaaaaatacatatagaCCACCACGGGTGTGCAATGAGTAAACTGCATTAAGTAGATCATTTGCCACGGATTTGATTGAGAAAATGTTTGACAAAAATTATAGTGACATTTTCACCATATTTCACCCACTCAATTAGGTATTTTTGAACGAATGAAGTATTTATCCTCATTCAATTTGCaaagtaattttaaatattttggatGATGATATTCTCCGAGTATACCTCCCATACATTCCGTACACCTGCTCGATATCTGATCAGGTCGTCAAGAGGAATCATTCCCGACCTTGACCGGTCACGATCCCTACCTTCCCGACCTAAATGCGATAACCGAGCTAGTTGGAGACTGCAGTAGCCCTACGCTATTAAGAGGCCAACCCCTATCAATTCAcgtttttatttaataatttttaattatttttaaatttaattttcttttgtgtttaatagtacttttaatatagtttctaaatatataaactttatatactaatactaaacttaatattatattaaaaaaaaaaccctagaaggctcctccttctctctaaactctttgcttcttcttttccttggtTCGGCAGCCGCCGCCTCCGCATGCTTAGCGGAGGCGGCGTCTTCTCCTCTTCACGattgtcattttcttttgctcttttctcTCTGCCTCTCCTCTCCATTTTCGCCTCCCCCATCGCCGTCCACCACACCTACGATCTCGCACTGTCGCCGTGTTCTTCGACTATCGCCGCCCCTTTTCCTTCCCTTCCGACATTATTCCTCTTCCCCAGCTTCGGATCTGTCAAGAAGTACATCACCattgaataaggaaaagaaggttttgggttttgcaaaaggtgaagtaggaaggagtggtttttcttgattaaaagcagtgttgtttttttattagtaagttttgttgctattatatctttcgtttatttatcgaatttgttgcttctcgcatctttagcaagtttattccctctctcttcttttgcgagtttattccctctcgtttttttggcgagttcttgttataagcgtacgtagaacgataattggtcatggcgtatgtgaaccacaaaagaatgaagattgatactcaggtggtgtcaacgacttttgaactagagtatgccttcgttatgtttgaccaaattactattgatagtaaagaagcttggagtgctcctgtcgacttcagcttcaaatttgtgaaacagtctgcgattcaagttttcgataacattgttagaaaatttgtttctatgtctgactgtaaggaatgtttgtccattccattaatctttcttgtaaacgtttccgcttatgattcaatgaattagtctcgagagattattatcaaaaaaaaaaagatactaaacttaatattataaaaaaattaaattaaaaataacttcaactAAAGTCCCGTTAACCGAAacgggacagagggagtatataaGTTTCAACATAATTTCCTTTATACATACCAAAAGAAGTATGCATgataaattcattttaattttccttttgGTCAGTGGTATGTATTGCATGTGCCCTACTTTTGCCAATTAGGTGATCATAATTTCTCTTCAATCATCAAATCTTCCAAATGACATTATTAACTTGACCTACCAAATAGGTTATAGGCAGATCAGAATCAACAACTAACAAACAATATTCactttgtttaatttggttcTTCCATTTGGTACAATTGAGAACAAGCTTCTACAAAATTCAATGGTTATTCTCTATGTTTGCTTGGTGTAGAAGACTAATTGGGTGTTCAAAAACTATTAGAGAGTTTGGTTTAGGAGAAGTGGCATTTAGGGAAGGAAACAATAATGATTTTGCATTTGTTGGAGAAGGGTGTTTGCTTCTTTATTACAACTTTAAACAACTAACAATGCATCATCCTATATTCCCATCTAATATctaaacccccccccccccccccccaaaaaaaaaattaaaaaatcataatctTGTTTGTGGGAATTACACATTACACATGATGTTTGGAGTTTGGTGTACACCTCCTCAATGATCCCACATTTGGTGTCACCTCAAAAAAACTTGCTTGTTTTGTCATGGTTGTTAAGAGGCTGGCTAGCCACACTTACCTCTCAACTGACTTTTACATAAATGTTTTAACCTCCTCTTTTGTCAAAGTTTTGTCATGTGTGTGAAGTCCTATGGTGTCTTTGTTTGTGTATTAAGTGATTTTGTATATGATACTTTTgttgctaatatatatatatatatatatatatatatatatatatatatatatatatatatataccgccTTTCATATGGAGTGCaatcgggtgtcactagaccacaatgtcttaCAGAACGAGTCCGTCATACATGATATTTTTAGGACAGTTTACCTCTCATGTGTAGTTTGCAAGCTATTACACATGATCAGAGTTTACCCAGTAAACACCCTCAAATAATTGCCACATGTTTtctcatcacccaaaaaaaaacttgaaaagcCATTGACtataaaagggagaagtggcAATTTTAAGGAGACAAAGGATGAGACCATATGGATAAGTATTCTTCCCAATGACACATCCACTGATCAGAATGGGATTACTGTTATCACAACAGAGCATAGATCAGCACCCACTCCAACCAACATAACAGATTAACAGTAAAGGGTAGCTAGTCTTTGTCTGATATGTCAAGATTTCATTTGGTCATAACTTAGAATACGTACCCGCACAGGCAGTTTAGTTGGTTTCTATGTGATAAATTGTAGGCAAAAGTGCAAGACACACGATTGAGCTTTAGCAGCCGCAATGTGGGAGGGCTCCTTGTGGGCGCGAGGCACCGGTCCTCCCACTTAATAGGCCATTGCGTCACTGTCATTTACCCCACCACTGTACTGTCAGGTTGGGGTGAGGGAACAAAAGTGCAAGACACATGATTGAGCCTTAGCAGACGCAGTGTGGGAGGGCTCCTTGTGGGCGTGAGGCACCGGTCCTCTCACTTAATAGGCCATTGCGTCACTGTCATTTACCCCACCACTGTCCTGTCAGGTTGGGGTGAGGGAACAAAAGTGCAAGACACATGATTGAGCCTTAGCAGCCGCACTGTGGGAGGGCTCCTTGTGGGCGTGAGGCACCGGTCCTCTCACTTAATAGGCCATTGCGTCACTGTCATTCACCCCACCACTGTCCTGGTTGGGGTGTGGGAACAAAAGTGCAAGACACATAATTGAGCCTTAGCAGCCACAGTGTGGGAGGGCTCCTTGTGGGTGCCTAATGGGCCATTGCGCCACTGTCATTTACCCTACCACTGTCCTGTTAGGTTGGGGTGAGGGAACAAAAGTGCAAGACACATGATCGAGCCTTAGCAGCCGCAGTGTGGGAGGGCTCCTTGTGGGCTCGAGGCACCAGTCCATTTACCCACTACTATCCTATCGGGCTAGGGTGAGGGAATTTCGCCTTCTAAGGGCAAAGGCAAAAACTCAAAACACATACATTCTTGACAGGCTGACATGAATTTATGCATTCCAATTCATCAGAAACCAGAAAAATTTATAACAccaacaagaaatgaaaatgatgtATAGAGTACAATAAGCACAGGAATAGCAATGTTTCTACAGATTCACTGAGCAGTATAATACAGGCAACAAGGCAACTGTTTCAC contains the following coding sequences:
- the LOC116005133 gene encoding uncharacterized PKHD-type hydroxylase At1g22950 isoform X2 produces the protein MSLDGAAVDRDKATAAGNGNGSGSNGNGVVVQTHTAHRLRLNPSMDHKSDNYDDLQLDFSPLLYSSLERYLPPTILNSNRDSKVQYMREILLRYSPEGERTRVQKHREYRQKIISNYQPLHRDLYTMHAANFFLPSFIKAINENTEDSFRNIMSEPSPGVFTFEMLQPRFCEMLLAEVENFEKWVHETKFRIMRPNTMNKFGAVLDDFGMETMLEKLMEDFIRPISKGFHVDDSEVTLNVCLGKQFSGGELFFRGIRCEKHVNTETQPEESFDYAHVPGRAVLHRGRHRHGARATTAGQRINLLLWCRSSVFRELRKYQKDFSSWCSECQREKKERQRQSVAATKLELLRREEAAS
- the LOC116005133 gene encoding uncharacterized PKHD-type hydroxylase At1g22950 isoform X1, producing MSLDGAAVDRDKATAAGNGNGSGSNGNGVVVQTHTAHRLRLNPSMDHKSDNYDDLQLDFSPLLYSSLERYLPPTILNSNRDSKVQYMREILLRYSPEGERTRVQKHREYRQKIISNYQPLHRDLYTMHAANFFLPSFIKAINENTEDSFRNIMSEPSPGVFTFEMLQPRFCEMLLAEVENFEKWVHETKFRIMRPNTMNKFGAVLDDFGMETMLEKLMEDFIRPISKAFFSEVGGSTLDTHHGFVVEYGMDRDVDLGFHVDDSEVTLNVCLGKQFSGGELFFRGIRCEKHVNTETQPEESFDYAHVPGRAVLHRGRHRHGARATTAGQRINLLLWCRSSVFRELRKYQKDFSSWCSECQREKKERQRQSVAATKLELLRREEAAS
- the LOC116004349 gene encoding zinc finger CCCH domain-containing protein 15-like, which produces MEYDLLSSPSFLSQASNASFDFNSLYNSIMIPPNSLHIGESSSGGESQALEATTSGIPHSQLLLDQQYHRDLMDRHNAVLAHLRETAKQAQALRQENINLKMANLDLNNRLTLLLKASSDYAAKFGAPSKFGMRRKSVPVGDDESTSQGQLWEDMGATTSSGDCHESPTSVMDSGRVERNNVDRVLLPKSISVRSSGYLKTAQAGGSRPENRSKASHTAQRVYLKGAKKEEQPLELEVYNQGMFKTELCNKWQETGACPYGDNCQFAHGLEELRPVLRHPRYKTEVCRMVLNGDPCPYGHRCHFRHSLTDQEKLIRALNSRSLNSSLSS